The Xenorhabdus poinarii G6 nucleotide sequence TTGGAGCATGTTAGACGTCAATCACCACGGGCTGCTTATCTGAATCAAGTTCAGTAATCGAACCGATCTGCCATGCCTTTTCTCCTGAGGCTTGCAGGTATGAAATGGCTTGCTTTGCCTGATCTTGAGGAAGCGCAATGATCATGCCAACCCCACAGTTAAATGTGCGGTACATTTCATGCTCGCTGACATGACCGGCTTGTTGCAACCAAGTAAAAATCGCCGGCCACTGCCAACTGTTTGCGTTGATTCTTGCCTGCCTGTTTTCGGGTAAAACCCGGGGGATATTTTCCCAGAAGCCGCCGCCTGTCAGGTGTGAAATCGCATGAACGTCGACTTTTTCAATCAATTCAAGAACAGATTTAACGTAAATTTTGGTCGGGGCGAGTAAATGGTCTGCAATTGATATTCCTTCCAGTTGGGTCGTTTCTGGATCTGTCTGGCTGACTTCAAGAATTTTACGGATCAGGGAATAACCATTGGAGTGCGGCCCGCTGGACGCGAGTGCAATCAGTGCATCACCCGCCTGGACTTGGCTGCCATCAATAATGGCTGATTTTTCAACGACACCGACACAAAAACCAGCAACATCATAATCTTCCCCGTGATACATGCCGGGCATTTCTGCTGTTTCCCCTCCCACCAGAGCGCAGCCTGCTTGTTGACAGCCTTCTGCGATCCCGGTAATGACATTGGCGGCGGTGTCAATATCCAGCTTGCCAGTGGCATAGTAATCAAGGAAGAAAAGCGGTTCCGCGCCCTGAACAACCAGATCATTGACACACATGGCAACCAAATCAATGCCGATAGTCTCATGGCGTTTCAAGTCCATGGCCAGACGCAGTTTAGTGCCAACGCCATCGGTACCGGAAACCAATATCGGTTCACGATATTTCTGGGGCAGGGCACATAATGCACCGAAACCCCCTAATCCTCCCATCACTTCGGGGCGACGGGTCTGTTTTACGACACCTTTAATTCGATTGACTAAGGCATTGCCAGCATCAATATCGACACCAGCATCTTTATAGCTAAGAGAGGTTTTGTTGGTCACTGCGTAGCTCCCGGACGGTTGCATTTTTATGAATAAAACAGAACGGCGACAATTCTAACAGCCTAAGCAAACGTTTGCGATAGCTTTATCTCGGTTTTCCGTGAGA carries:
- the purM gene encoding phosphoribosylformylglycinamidine cyclo-ligase, producing MTNKTSLSYKDAGVDIDAGNALVNRIKGVVKQTRRPEVMGGLGGFGALCALPQKYREPILVSGTDGVGTKLRLAMDLKRHETIGIDLVAMCVNDLVVQGAEPLFFLDYYATGKLDIDTAANVITGIAEGCQQAGCALVGGETAEMPGMYHGEDYDVAGFCVGVVEKSAIIDGSQVQAGDALIALASSGPHSNGYSLIRKILEVSQTDPETTQLEGISIADHLLAPTKIYVKSVLELIEKVDVHAISHLTGGGFWENIPRVLPENRQARINANSWQWPAIFTWLQQAGHVSEHEMYRTFNCGVGMIIALPQDQAKQAISYLQASGEKAWQIGSITELDSDKQPVVIDV